In the genome of Nocardia sp. NBC_00416, one region contains:
- the cobA gene encoding uroporphyrinogen-III C-methyltransferase: protein MPNTSSDTENLSAGDSNYLVGLDLNGRRVVVIGGGTVAQRRLGLLIASGADVEVITREATPAVEGMATAGQLTLTLRDYADGDLDGAWYAIACTDRPDTNAAVVAEATRRRIFCVRADHAQSGTAVTPATARYDGMSLGVLAGGRHRRSAAVRTALLEALQSGVVTDDATHMTPGVALVGGGPGDPDLITVRGRRLLARADLVVADRLAPPELLAELGPDVEVVDAAKIPYGRAMAQDAINTALVEGARAGKFVVRLKGGDPYVFGRGYEELEACVDAGVPVTVVPGITSPISVPAAAGIPVTHRGVTHEFVVVSGHIPPDHPDSLVDWPALARLRGTLVLMMAVERIEQFAAVLRAGGRAADTPATVIQEGTLRTQRVLRATLADVAERVRAEGIRPPAIVVIGPTAGFTAAPATAGEGRLQ, encoded by the coding sequence GTGCCGAACACGTCATCCGATACCGAAAACCTGTCCGCCGGGGACTCGAACTACCTGGTGGGACTCGATCTGAACGGACGACGGGTCGTCGTCATCGGTGGCGGCACCGTGGCGCAGCGCCGATTGGGCCTGCTCATCGCTTCGGGCGCCGACGTCGAGGTGATCACCCGGGAGGCGACCCCCGCGGTCGAGGGGATGGCGACCGCCGGACAGCTCACGCTCACACTGCGCGACTACGCCGACGGGGATCTCGACGGCGCCTGGTACGCGATCGCCTGCACCGACCGGCCGGACACCAATGCCGCCGTCGTCGCGGAGGCCACCCGCCGCCGGATCTTCTGCGTTCGCGCCGACCACGCGCAGTCCGGGACCGCGGTCACTCCGGCGACCGCCCGCTACGACGGGATGAGCCTGGGTGTACTGGCGGGCGGCCGGCACCGGCGGTCCGCCGCGGTGCGCACCGCGCTGCTGGAGGCACTGCAATCCGGTGTGGTGACCGACGACGCGACCCACATGACGCCCGGAGTAGCCCTGGTGGGCGGCGGCCCGGGCGATCCGGATCTGATCACCGTGCGCGGCCGGCGGTTGCTGGCCCGGGCCGATCTGGTGGTCGCCGACCGGCTGGCCCCGCCCGAACTGCTGGCCGAGCTGGGCCCGGATGTGGAGGTCGTGGACGCCGCCAAGATCCCCTACGGGCGGGCGATGGCGCAGGACGCGATCAATACGGCGCTCGTCGAGGGAGCGCGCGCGGGGAAGTTCGTGGTCCGCCTCAAAGGGGGCGACCCCTATGTGTTCGGGCGCGGCTACGAGGAACTCGAGGCATGCGTCGACGCCGGGGTCCCGGTGACCGTCGTGCCCGGCATCACCAGCCCCATCTCCGTGCCGGCGGCCGCGGGGATACCGGTCACCCATCGGGGTGTCACCCACGAATTCGTGGTGGTGAGCGGACATATCCCGCCGGATCATCCGGATTCACTGGTCGATTGGCCCGCCCTGGCCCGGTTGCGCGGAACCCTGGTGCTGATGATGGCGGTGGAGCGGATCGAGCAGTTCGCCGCGGTGCTGCGTGCGGGCGGCCGCGCCGCCGACACCCCGGCCACCGTGATCCAGGAAGGAACCCTGCGCACCCAGCGGGTACTGCGGGCGACACTCGCGGACGTCGCCGAACGGGTCCGGGCCGAAGGTATCCGGCCGCCCGCGATCGTAGTGATCGGACCCACAGCCGGGTTCACCGCCGCACCGGCGACGGCCGGCGAGGGTCGGTTACAGTGA
- the ehuB gene encoding ectoine/hydroxyectoine ABC transporter substrate-binding protein EhuB translates to MGTKNVRARGIALVAAAVLAAAASAGCTKTDTTASGELLQSLKDKGTITVGFAGEAPYSFEDNGQLTGATVALHREIFRNLGIDTVEGVQTDFGALIPGLQAQRFDAVSAGMSILPERCEQAAFSEPEFMYTTALMVKKGNPLGLTDMQSIKDKGAKMASMTGAIESDYATSLGIGATQVATPQDGMDAVTSGRSDVFALTAISLNWLADHNPDAGVDVTTSFVADIDGEPQVGAGGTVFRTDDPDLLAAYNTELRKSTSDKDKYLSLVGEFGFTEAELPDPNLSTAKLCAGDI, encoded by the coding sequence ATGGGAACCAAGAATGTCAGGGCGCGCGGTATCGCACTCGTCGCGGCAGCAGTACTCGCCGCGGCGGCCTCGGCCGGATGCACCAAAACCGATACGACCGCCAGCGGTGAACTCCTGCAGTCCTTGAAAGACAAAGGGACCATCACCGTGGGATTCGCCGGCGAAGCGCCCTATTCGTTCGAGGACAACGGACAGCTCACCGGCGCGACCGTCGCCCTGCACCGCGAGATCTTCCGCAATCTCGGCATCGACACGGTCGAGGGGGTGCAGACCGATTTCGGCGCGCTGATTCCGGGTCTGCAGGCGCAGCGCTTCGACGCGGTGAGCGCCGGCATGTCGATCCTGCCGGAACGCTGCGAGCAGGCGGCGTTCAGTGAACCCGAGTTCATGTACACCACGGCGCTGATGGTGAAGAAGGGCAATCCTCTCGGGCTCACCGATATGCAGTCCATCAAGGACAAGGGGGCGAAGATGGCGTCGATGACCGGCGCCATCGAATCCGATTACGCCACCTCCCTGGGCATCGGCGCCACCCAGGTCGCGACACCCCAGGACGGGATGGACGCGGTGACCTCGGGGCGCTCCGACGTCTTCGCGCTCACCGCGATCTCGCTGAACTGGCTCGCCGACCACAACCCCGACGCGGGCGTGGACGTCACCACATCCTTCGTGGCCGATATCGACGGCGAACCGCAGGTCGGTGCGGGCGGCACCGTGTTCCGCACGGACGACCCGGATCTGCTCGCCGCCTACAACACCGAACTGCGCAAGAGCACCTCGGACAAGGACAAGTACCTGTCGCTCGTCGGTGAGTTCGGTTTCACCGAGGCGGAACTGCCCGATCCGAATCTGAGCACCGCGAAACTGTGCGCGGGCGATATCTGA
- a CDS encoding PPOX class F420-dependent oxidoreductase — translation MSAISLPDSVKKYIDESRLFVTVATIGSDGHPHLTVTWIDRDGDELLYSTTTDRVQGKNLALDPRITVMINPPDNPYAYASIRGTATLTPDPEMLVGNRMSRKYTGQDYADFNPASVDDGPRVAVRITPTKVSGHL, via the coding sequence ATGAGCGCTATCTCGTTGCCCGACTCGGTCAAGAAATACATCGACGAATCCCGGCTGTTCGTCACCGTCGCCACCATCGGATCGGACGGACATCCGCATCTGACCGTCACCTGGATCGACCGCGACGGCGACGAGTTGCTGTACTCCACCACCACCGACCGGGTCCAGGGCAAGAACCTGGCCCTCGATCCCCGTATCACGGTGATGATCAACCCGCCGGACAACCCGTACGCCTACGCGTCGATCCGGGGCACCGCCACCCTCACCCCGGACCCCGAAATGCTGGTCGGGAACCGGATGTCGCGCAAGTACACCGGCCAGGACTACGCCGACTTCAATCCGGCCTCCGTCGACGACGGTCCCCGGGTGGCCGTGCGGATCACGCCGACGAAGGTCTCCGGGCATTTGTGA
- a CDS encoding proline--tRNA ligase → MITRLSRLFLRTLRDDPADAEVPSHKLLVRAGYVRRIAPGVYSWLPLGLRVLHKVEEVVREEMNAIGGQEISLPALLPREPYEATNRWTEYGDSLFRLQDRKGADYLLGPTHEELFTLTVKGEYNSYKDLPVTLYQIQAKFRDEERPRAGILRGREFIMKDSYSFDLDEAGLKASYNAHREAYQRIFDRLGVKYVIVAATSGAMGGSASEEFLADSPVGEDTYVVCRESGYAANVEAVVTAAPDPLPVEGQPEAEVRDTPDTPTIATLVDWANAAGVAERYGRPVTAADTLKNVMVKLRHPDGKTEIVGIGVPGDREVDDKRLGASVEPAEVELLTDADFTANPFLVKGYIGPKGLQANGIRYLVDPRVVTGTSWITGADAPGKHVVGSVAGRDFTPDGTIEAAQVRDGDMSPDGRGPLVSARGIEIGHIFQLGYKYTDAFEVDVLGENGKPVRLVMGSYGVGVSRMVAVVAEQQHDEKGLRWPSEIAPYDVHVVIANKDEAARAGAEQVVSALSAQGLDILFDDRTASPGVKFKDAELLGMPYVLVIGRGWAEGKVELRDRFTGEAQDVPADSAVEAVLARVRG, encoded by the coding sequence GTGATCACCCGCCTCTCCCGACTGTTCCTCCGTACGTTGCGCGACGATCCCGCCGACGCCGAGGTGCCCAGCCACAAGCTGCTGGTGCGCGCCGGCTATGTGCGCCGGATCGCGCCGGGTGTGTACTCGTGGCTGCCGCTGGGCCTGCGGGTGCTGCACAAGGTGGAGGAGGTGGTGCGCGAGGAGATGAACGCCATCGGCGGGCAGGAGATCTCACTTCCGGCGCTGCTGCCGCGCGAACCGTACGAGGCCACCAACCGCTGGACCGAATACGGCGACAGCCTGTTCCGGCTGCAGGACCGCAAGGGCGCGGACTATCTGCTCGGCCCCACTCACGAGGAATTGTTCACGCTCACCGTGAAGGGTGAGTACAACTCCTACAAGGATCTGCCGGTCACCCTCTATCAGATCCAGGCGAAGTTCCGCGACGAGGAGCGTCCCCGTGCGGGCATCCTGCGCGGCCGCGAGTTCATCATGAAGGATTCGTACTCCTTCGATCTGGACGAGGCCGGGCTGAAGGCCAGCTACAACGCGCACCGCGAGGCCTACCAGCGCATTTTCGACCGGCTCGGGGTCAAGTACGTGATCGTCGCCGCCACCTCCGGCGCCATGGGCGGCAGCGCCTCCGAGGAGTTCCTGGCCGACAGCCCGGTCGGCGAGGACACCTACGTCGTCTGCCGGGAATCCGGGTACGCGGCCAATGTGGAGGCCGTGGTCACCGCCGCCCCCGACCCGCTGCCGGTCGAGGGGCAGCCCGAAGCCGAGGTGCGCGACACCCCGGACACCCCGACCATCGCCACTCTTGTGGACTGGGCCAACGCGGCGGGGGTCGCCGAACGGTACGGCCGTCCGGTCACCGCGGCGGACACCTTGAAGAACGTCATGGTGAAACTGCGCCACCCCGACGGGAAGACCGAGATCGTCGGGATCGGCGTTCCCGGCGATCGCGAGGTCGACGACAAACGTCTCGGCGCCTCGGTGGAGCCGGCCGAGGTCGAATTGCTCACCGACGCGGATTTCACCGCCAACCCGTTCCTGGTCAAGGGCTATATCGGCCCGAAGGGACTGCAGGCCAACGGTATCCGTTACCTGGTGGACCCCCGGGTGGTCACCGGGACCTCGTGGATCACCGGCGCGGACGCACCCGGCAAACATGTCGTGGGCTCGGTGGCCGGCCGTGATTTCACCCCGGACGGCACCATCGAGGCCGCGCAGGTGCGCGACGGGGATATGTCGCCCGACGGCCGCGGACCGCTGGTCTCGGCCCGCGGGATCGAGATCGGTCATATCTTCCAGCTCGGCTATAAATACACCGACGCGTTCGAGGTCGATGTGCTGGGGGAGAACGGCAAGCCGGTGCGGCTCGTCATGGGTTCCTACGGTGTCGGCGTCTCGCGGATGGTCGCCGTCGTCGCCGAACAGCAGCACGACGAGAAGGGCCTGCGCTGGCCCTCCGAGATCGCGCCCTACGACGTCCACGTGGTCATCGCCAACAAGGACGAGGCCGCACGGGCCGGTGCCGAACAGGTGGTGTCGGCGTTGAGCGCCCAGGGGCTGGATATCCTCTTCGACGACCGCACCGCCTCGCCCGGGGTGAAGTTCAAGGACGCCGAGCTGCTCGGTATGCCGTACGTGCTGGTGATCGGCCGCGGCTGGGCCGAGGGCAAGGTCGAGTTGCGCGACCGGTTCACCGGTGAGGCCCAGGACGTTCCCGCGGATTCCGCGGTCGAAGCGGTGCTCGCCCGGGTTCGCGGCTGA
- a CDS encoding MFS transporter: protein MLDNPPATQYPVTKRAFGLAILVLSGLQLMVVLDGTVVILALPKLQEEMGLSSSGSAWTITAYGLPFAGLMLLGGRIGDSFGRRRMFVLGVGLFTLASMLCGLAQSEGMLVAARAFQGTGAALAAPTAFALVASTFAPGKVRNQAFAIFGSMVALGSVGGLVIGGALTEASWRWIFLINVPIGVLIVVGALFALRDTHHHRLTLDIRGAFLGTLACALIVWGATEGPELGWGDPLVYGTLIAGAVLLPVFVLAERSVDNPLLPWTLFDSRDRVSTFVVILLASGILGATTYFAGLFVQNVVGYSPLVAGVSFIPFTVGVGVGSAVATRLALHIAPRWLLVGAAVVLVAGLGYGSTLDADVGYWSTLLPLFLVIGFGIGIAMVLIPLCVLVGVPPDEIGPLSAIGQMFLNLGTPIAIGVLTPLAASRTLSEGGTDGKPADMTAAEITALGDGYTLALLVAAIGGLLVGLIALTLRYTAQEVARAQHAQDEAQAA, encoded by the coding sequence GTGCTCGATAACCCCCCAGCGACGCAGTATCCGGTGACGAAACGGGCCTTCGGACTCGCCATCCTCGTTTTGAGCGGGTTACAGCTGATGGTGGTGCTGGACGGCACGGTGGTGATCCTGGCCCTGCCGAAGCTGCAGGAGGAAATGGGCCTGTCCAGTTCGGGCAGCGCCTGGACCATCACCGCCTACGGACTTCCGTTCGCGGGCCTGATGCTGCTCGGTGGGCGGATCGGCGATTCGTTCGGGCGGCGCCGCATGTTCGTACTCGGGGTCGGCCTGTTCACGCTGGCCTCCATGCTGTGCGGCCTGGCGCAGAGCGAGGGCATGCTCGTCGCCGCGCGCGCCTTCCAGGGCACCGGCGCCGCACTCGCCGCCCCCACCGCGTTCGCCCTGGTCGCCAGCACCTTCGCCCCGGGGAAGGTACGCAACCAGGCCTTCGCCATCTTCGGATCGATGGTCGCGCTGGGCTCGGTCGGCGGGCTGGTGATCGGCGGAGCGCTCACCGAGGCCAGCTGGCGGTGGATCTTCCTGATCAATGTGCCGATCGGCGTGCTCATCGTGGTCGGCGCGCTGTTCGCGCTCCGCGATACCCACCATCACCGTCTCACGCTCGATATACGCGGCGCGTTCCTCGGAACCCTGGCCTGCGCCCTGATCGTGTGGGGCGCCACCGAGGGACCGGAACTCGGCTGGGGCGATCCGCTGGTCTACGGCACGCTGATCGCAGGCGCGGTGCTGCTGCCGGTCTTCGTTCTCGCGGAGCGTTCGGTGGACAACCCACTGCTGCCGTGGACGCTGTTCGACAGCCGCGACCGCGTCTCCACTTTCGTGGTGATCCTGCTCGCCAGCGGCATATTGGGCGCCACCACCTATTTCGCGGGCCTGTTCGTGCAGAACGTGGTCGGCTACAGCCCGCTGGTGGCCGGGGTGTCGTTCATTCCGTTCACCGTCGGCGTCGGTGTCGGCAGTGCTGTCGCGACCCGGCTGGCTCTGCACATCGCGCCCCGATGGCTGCTGGTGGGCGCGGCGGTGGTGCTGGTGGCCGGGCTGGGTTACGGTTCGACGCTGGACGCCGACGTCGGTTACTGGAGCACGCTGCTGCCGTTGTTCCTGGTCATCGGTTTCGGGATCGGTATCGCGATGGTGCTGATCCCGCTGTGCGTACTGGTCGGCGTGCCACCGGACGAGATCGGCCCGCTGTCGGCGATCGGCCAGATGTTCTTGAACCTGGGGACGCCCATCGCCATCGGCGTGCTCACCCCGCTGGCCGCCTCCCGAACCCTGTCCGAGGGCGGGACCGACGGCAAACCCGCCGATATGACTGCCGCGGAGATCACCGCTCTCGGCGACGGTTACACCCTTGCGCTGCTGGTAGCGGCGATCGGCGGGCTGCTCGTCGGGCTCATCGCGCTGACGCTGCGCTACACCGCCCAGGAAGTGGCCCGCGCCCAGCACGCCCAGGACGAAGCCCAGGCCGCCTGA
- the ehuA gene encoding ectoine/hydroxyectoine ABC transporter ATP-binding protein EhuA: MIEFDGVVKRFGQLVVLDELDFTVRRGEKVTLIGPSGSGKTTILRLLMTLESVSSGTIRVDGDTLTHEQRGAKLVPAREKYLREMRKQIGMVFQQFNLFPNMNVLENITEAPIHVLGRSRAEANTRARDLLDMVGLSDKATAHPTQLSGGQQQRVAIARCLAMDPKIMLLDEVTSALDPELVGGVLDVLRELAETTDITMLIVTHEMGFARNVSDRVLMFDHGRIIEEGAPEQIFTAPRHERTREFLEAVR, encoded by the coding sequence ATGATCGAATTCGACGGCGTGGTCAAACGCTTCGGGCAGCTGGTAGTGCTCGACGAACTCGATTTCACCGTCCGGCGCGGCGAGAAGGTGACACTGATCGGTCCGTCCGGTTCCGGTAAGACCACGATCCTGCGCCTGCTGATGACGCTGGAGTCGGTGAGCAGCGGAACCATCCGGGTCGACGGCGACACGCTGACCCACGAACAACGCGGCGCGAAACTGGTGCCCGCCCGGGAGAAATATCTGCGGGAGATGCGCAAACAGATCGGGATGGTGTTCCAGCAGTTCAATCTCTTCCCCAATATGAACGTGCTGGAGAACATCACCGAGGCGCCGATCCATGTGTTGGGACGCTCCCGGGCCGAGGCGAACACCCGGGCCCGGGATCTGCTCGACATGGTCGGCCTTTCCGACAAAGCGACGGCACACCCGACACAGCTGTCGGGCGGACAGCAGCAGCGGGTCGCGATCGCGCGCTGCCTGGCCATGGACCCGAAGATCATGCTGCTCGACGAGGTGACCTCCGCACTGGACCCGGAGCTGGTCGGCGGGGTGCTCGACGTCCTGCGCGAACTCGCCGAGACCACCGACATCACCATGCTCATCGTCACGCACGAGATGGGTTTCGCCCGCAATGTCTCCGACCGCGTCCTGATGTTCGACCACGGGCGGATCATCGAAGAAGGCGCACCCGAGCAGATCTTCACCGCGCCCCGCCACGAGCGGACCCGGGAATTCCTGGAAGCCGTGCGCTGA
- a CDS encoding DUF305 domain-containing protein, translating into MNHLRNGIACVVAAGVLLVLGAAIRPLFVDDPVAPAILSATETGFVQDMSAHHHQALVMVQRLDPGADPAVLGVARQIEDTQLSEIGMMLGWLRMAGAPAAGPEPMRWMPEQTHEHHAAHDPHAASMPGMATQGDLDALSAARGRAAAVLFLRLMQRHHEGGIAMARAADALLTGGVVKQAAREMISEQTQEAGLMALLLAQLESSPPG; encoded by the coding sequence GTGAACCACCTGCGTAATGGGATCGCCTGTGTGGTGGCGGCGGGCGTGCTACTGGTGCTGGGCGCGGCGATCCGGCCGCTGTTCGTCGACGACCCCGTGGCACCGGCCATCCTGTCCGCCACCGAAACGGGCTTCGTTCAGGATATGTCCGCCCACCACCATCAGGCGCTGGTCATGGTGCAGCGACTCGACCCCGGCGCCGACCCCGCGGTCCTGGGCGTGGCCCGCCAGATCGAGGACACTCAACTCTCCGAGATCGGCATGATGCTCGGCTGGTTGCGGATGGCGGGTGCGCCGGCGGCCGGTCCCGAGCCGATGCGCTGGATGCCCGAGCAGACCCACGAGCACCACGCCGCGCACGACCCGCACGCCGCGAGCATGCCGGGAATGGCCACCCAGGGCGACCTCGACGCGTTGTCGGCCGCCCGCGGTCGCGCCGCGGCCGTCCTGTTCCTCCGGCTCATGCAACGCCATCACGAGGGCGGGATCGCCATGGCCCGAGCTGCCGACGCGCTGCTCACGGGGGGCGTGGTGAAACAGGCGGCCCGGGAGATGATCAGCGAGCAGACGCAGGAGGCCGGGCTGATGGCGCTGCTACTGGCGCAACTGGAATCGAGTCCGCCCGGCTGA
- the ehuC gene encoding ectoine/hydroxyectoine ABC transporter permease subunit EhuC, with product MSDLDALTEALPRIRDGILVTLELTAGGALLAFVLALTLGTTVRTRSLLVRGPARVLIEFFRGTSLLVQIFWLFYVLPLLGYQLDPVFCGILALGLNYGAYGAEVVRGALNSVPAAQSEAAVALGFSGWQRLRRILFPQAWALMLPPLTNLLVHLLKGSALASYITLQDLTFEIGKLRQSTGDTLFSFGVGLLIYFVIAYVLTLGMNLLEARAKHKLGRGPALREVLRLAPDQAVETVADTASARRKAAR from the coding sequence GTGAGTGATCTCGATGCGCTCACCGAAGCGTTGCCGCGTATCCGCGACGGCATTCTGGTCACCCTCGAGCTCACCGCGGGCGGGGCGCTGCTGGCCTTCGTCCTCGCACTGACGCTGGGTACGACCGTGCGCACCCGCAGTCTGCTGGTGCGCGGTCCGGCCCGGGTGCTGATCGAATTCTTCCGCGGTACCTCGCTGCTGGTGCAGATCTTCTGGCTGTTCTATGTTTTGCCGCTGCTGGGGTATCAGCTCGACCCGGTGTTCTGCGGAATCCTGGCACTCGGTCTCAACTACGGCGCGTACGGAGCGGAAGTGGTGCGCGGGGCGCTGAACTCGGTACCCGCGGCGCAATCGGAAGCGGCGGTGGCGCTCGGGTTCAGCGGGTGGCAGCGACTGCGCCGCATCCTGTTCCCGCAAGCCTGGGCCCTGATGCTGCCGCCGCTGACCAATCTGCTGGTACACCTGCTGAAAGGCTCCGCGCTCGCCTCCTACATCACATTGCAGGACTTGACCTTCGAGATCGGCAAGCTGCGGCAGAGCACCGGTGACACGCTGTTCTCCTTCGGAGTGGGTCTGCTGATCTACTTCGTGATCGCCTACGTGCTCACCCTCGGCATGAACCTGCTCGAGGCACGGGCCAAACACAAGCTGGGCCGGGGTCCCGCGCTCCGCGAGGTGCTGCGACTCGCACCGGACCAGGCAGTGGAAACGGTCGCCGATACGGCGTCGGCTCGGCGGAAGGCGGCCCGATGA
- a CDS encoding AraC family transcriptional regulator encodes MEYSPGTATPSLPWRFSTRTLDLDEAGEQGARTYYPLRLGVLRGAEQFMMSIDAMQLGPILVGNCRFDADITMDFAELHKFYHLNIPLSGHLTSKNLGNEVTATPQQAVLYGPTGDVRLSHWRARSRILCIKIRRDALEGELERLLQRPVRSPIDLAPSLDLTQGYGRILRELACMLAGQIGHEEPLTRQELIGTPLWHSMITHLLAAADHNYHDELLAPGPPCRPPVLDRVVEAMRAAPQTPFTAADLAEIAGVGIRTLQAAFRAHLDISPMAYLRNVRLERVHAELIAADPSGASVTEVAYRWGFTHLGRFARAYRQRYGVPPSRTLLSGS; translated from the coding sequence ATGGAATATTCACCTGGGACGGCCACGCCGTCACTTCCTTGGAGATTCAGCACCCGCACGCTGGACCTCGATGAGGCAGGCGAACAGGGCGCCCGGACGTACTATCCGCTGCGCCTGGGCGTCCTTCGCGGAGCCGAGCAATTCATGATGTCGATCGACGCCATGCAGCTCGGGCCGATCCTGGTGGGGAACTGCCGGTTCGACGCAGATATCACGATGGACTTCGCCGAACTTCACAAGTTCTACCATCTCAACATTCCGCTGTCGGGCCACCTGACCTCCAAGAATCTGGGGAACGAGGTCACCGCCACTCCTCAGCAGGCCGTGTTGTACGGACCGACCGGCGATGTGCGGCTGAGCCATTGGCGTGCCCGCAGCCGCATCCTGTGCATCAAGATAAGGCGCGACGCACTGGAGGGGGAACTGGAGCGCCTCCTGCAAAGACCCGTTCGCTCGCCGATCGATCTCGCCCCCTCGCTGGACTTGACCCAGGGCTACGGCCGAATTCTGCGGGAGCTGGCATGCATGCTCGCCGGGCAGATCGGGCACGAGGAGCCGCTGACGCGGCAAGAACTCATCGGCACGCCGCTCTGGCACAGCATGATCACCCACCTGCTGGCGGCAGCGGATCACAATTACCACGACGAGCTGCTCGCCCCGGGTCCGCCGTGTCGGCCTCCGGTGCTCGACCGTGTCGTCGAGGCGATGCGGGCCGCACCGCAGACCCCGTTCACAGCAGCGGATCTCGCCGAAATAGCCGGTGTCGGTATTCGCACCTTGCAGGCAGCATTCCGGGCCCACCTCGACATATCGCCGATGGCGTACCTGCGCAACGTGCGTCTGGAGCGGGTGCACGCGGAACTCATCGCCGCCGACCCGTCCGGCGCCAGCGTCACCGAGGTGGCATATCGGTGGGGATTCACTCATCTGGGGCGCTTCGCCAGAGCCTACCGCCAGAGGTACGGAGTTCCGCCTTCCCGAACCCTGCTGTCCGGCAGCTAG
- the yaaA gene encoding peroxide stress protein YaaA translates to MLVLLPPSETKSDGGAGGPLDLSALAFDSLTEIREQLVGDLVALAADPDASRSALGLGKNSEPELARNAAVRTSPTRPALERYTGVLYDALGAASFTRVQRAKAYARLAVGSALFGAIRAGDPIPAYRLSGGSKLPGRPTLAARWRDHLGPALRDAADDELVVDLRSGTYQQLGRVPGAITATVLTEHADGSRTVVSHFNKHHKGLLARALVLTRAEPTDIRAVARVARQAGLRTEISSDTELVVLT, encoded by the coding sequence GTGCTGGTGCTGCTCCCTCCTTCCGAGACGAAATCCGACGGCGGCGCCGGCGGCCCGCTCGACCTCTCCGCGCTGGCGTTCGACTCGCTCACCGAGATCCGCGAACAGCTCGTCGGTGACCTGGTCGCGCTGGCCGCCGATCCGGACGCGTCCCGGTCGGCGCTCGGCCTCGGCAAGAACTCGGAGCCGGAGCTGGCCCGCAACGCCGCCGTCCGCACCTCCCCCACCCGGCCGGCGCTCGAGCGCTACACCGGTGTTCTGTACGACGCGCTGGGCGCGGCGTCGTTCACCAGGGTGCAGCGCGCCAAGGCCTACGCCCGGCTCGCGGTCGGATCGGCACTGTTCGGCGCGATCCGGGCCGGCGACCCGATTCCCGCCTACCGGCTCTCGGGCGGATCGAAACTGCCGGGCCGCCCGACGCTGGCGGCCCGCTGGCGCGACCACCTGGGCCCGGCCCTGCGCGACGCGGCAGACGATGAACTGGTCGTCGACCTGCGCTCGGGTACCTATCAACAGTTGGGCCGGGTACCGGGCGCGATCACCGCGACGGTGCTCACCGAGCACGCCGACGGATCGCGCACCGTGGTCAGTCACTTCAACAAGCATCACAAGGGTCTGCTGGCCCGCGCCCTGGTGCTCACCCGGGCCGAGCCCACCGATATCCGCGCGGTCGCCCGGGTCGCCCGCCAGGCGGGCCTGCGGACCGAGATCTCCTCGGACACCGAACTGGTGGTCCTCACCTAG
- the ehuD gene encoding ectoine/hydroxyectoine ABC transporter permease subunit EhuD gives MEWSWERAGEALPVLWEGFRITLLATVLGFAIAAVLGLMVAITRRSLPRWIAVPVHAVSEFVRLTPLVVQLLFAYSLLPQFTALQIGVVVLGIHYAGYLAEVYRAGIESVPPGQWEAARALSLPVGRTWRAVVLPQAIRASLPALGTNVVSMFKDTPFLFAITVVELVTAAQQFGARHYAYLEAMTLAGVFFLLASYPTSVLIRRLEKRLAYY, from the coding sequence GTGGAATGGAGTTGGGAACGCGCGGGGGAGGCGCTTCCGGTGTTGTGGGAGGGCTTCCGGATCACCCTGCTGGCCACCGTGCTGGGGTTCGCCATCGCCGCGGTGCTCGGGCTGATGGTCGCGATCACCCGGCGCTCGCTGCCCAGGTGGATCGCCGTACCGGTGCACGCGGTGAGCGAGTTCGTCCGGCTCACCCCGCTGGTGGTGCAATTGTTGTTCGCCTACAGCCTGCTGCCCCAGTTCACGGCACTGCAGATCGGTGTCGTGGTCCTCGGCATCCACTACGCCGGATATCTGGCCGAGGTGTACCGGGCCGGAATCGAATCGGTGCCGCCGGGTCAGTGGGAAGCCGCCCGCGCGCTATCGCTGCCGGTCGGCCGCACCTGGCGGGCGGTGGTGCTACCGCAGGCGATCCGGGCCAGCCTGCCCGCGCTCGGCACCAATGTCGTCTCGATGTTCAAGGACACCCCGTTTCTGTTCGCCATCACCGTGGTCGAACTGGTGACCGCGGCGCAGCAGTTCGGGGCGCGCCACTACGCGTATCTCGAGGCCATGACGCTGGCGGGGGTCTTCTTCCTGCTGGCCAGTTACCCGACCTCGGTGCTGATCAGAAGACTGGAGAAGCGACTTGCCTACTACTGA